Sequence from the Bacillota bacterium genome:
TCCGGCAGCGTGACGCCGCGCACGATGCTTTTGCCCTCTGTCTTCGAAGCACACCATGCCAGTACCGGCAGGCTTCGGTGTTGCAACGCCTCTATCGCTCGCGCGACCGCGTCCCGAACTTTGTAGAGTTTTTCCGCGTCGCGGGTGTAATTCGTGTAGTCAGGTGCCGCCAGACGGGTGTAGCCCTTTGCCCATGCCTTCGCGTCAAAGTCGGTCAGGCGGAGCCGTTGCGCGACCGGTGCGGCGGCATCTTCCAGCAGGCACAGATACTCATAGTCTTCGATGCCCTCGCGCATGGCTTCGTAGCGCAGGCTGCTGCGCGGAGCCTCCTTGCCCGGGTACACAATCCAGTTATCGCCCGGCGCAAGCTGCTCATCCAGCGGCTGTCCCCAGAAGTTGTAGCCCCAGTGCAAGAAGCCGGTGGTATCCGTCAGGTGATTGAGCCAGTGCAGGATGCGTGTCTTGAGGAGCGGGTAGTCTATCAGCCGATTGGGATACCTGCCCTGCGGCACCCAGGCGACATAGAACCACAGCTCCGCTCCCCGTTCCTGCGCCCGTCGGAACTGCGGGTACCACTGTTCCAGAAAGTTCAGCTGCGGCACCCACACCTCCAGATATCCCTGCAGATTGGGCACGTGAATGGCATCAATGCGTCGCAGGTCGGGGGCAAGGCGCTTTACTCGCTCGGAAAGATGCTTCCACGAATCGACGTTCACTTCTATCGGCTCATCAGCCACGTGGATCATACACCGTTCCATCCAGCCTTTCTGGCGCAGATGCTCCTGAAGCGCGGGGAGCCACTCCTCCGGGGGAATCCATTCGGTTTGCCCTGTTGCCTCGTTCTCGCAGCGCAACGGGTAAGCCACGAAGTTTTTGTCTTCCCACTGCCCATGTTCGCGCCCGCCCACGTGTTGCAACTCGATGAACTCGAAGCCCGCGTCGAGGTAGGTCTGTATCCAGCGGTCCAGCACGTTGAAATCAAAGCGCAGTTTGCCATCGGCTCCCCGTATCGCCTTGTTCGTGCCCCAGGCTACCCACGTGTGATGGTGGTACTGGCGCATAAGACGAGCGGTGCGAGCCAGCAGCTGCCAGAACTCTTCGGACAGATACTCCACGCCCTGTTGCTTTGCCAGCTCGCCGTCGTTCATCCAGACAGTCACTTTCAAGCGCGTGCGCTGCGGGAAGGTAAAGTTGTACACGGTGAGACGCACGGGTACCTGTATTTGTCCATCTTGCAGCCGCACTGTCACCGTGCCGCGGTACTCACCTGCTGAGGCGTTTGCGGGAACCTGCCACTGGACGTAGATGGGCTGGTTCTGTCCGGATTGCAGCGCGATGCTCCTGTCTTCCAGCAAGCCGTCGGGATAATCGGCAGGAGCTTTTCGTACCAGCTCCTCTTGGGGGGTGGCGGTGGAGTTCTTGTTGACCCGATGGTACTCCACAAAAGCGTAGCGGAAAGCGGATGCGGGAATGACGCTTCGACTCCCCTGCTTGCGCAAAGGCGAGCATTCCACGCTCTCCACCCGATTGTCGGTTGGGGCGCGCAGCACCATTTGTGCCCCAACGCGCTGATTCCGTGCGGCAGAGACCGTTATCTCCTGACGCGCCCCGACAGGAGGCGGCGTATCGCGGAAGACATTGTGCAGGGCGTGTGTCGTCCACCATTGTATCTCTGTCAGCGATAAAGCAAACATTGTCAGCATGACAGGAACCATGTGCGTGCCCACTCCTCCTTCCTTTTGCCAGAGTTTGCATCCGGCATTTCGAGCTCGAGCCTGACCGCCCAACACATCCGATACGGAGCGCAGGTCATGGCTATTTTCCTCAATGAGCCAACTATCTCCTTTGAGTAAGCGCCCATCAAGCTTTATGCAGCCCAAAGCCTGCGGCTACATGTGGTAACATCTATGGTGACTTGCGATGATGACCTCATGTCGGTATACTATCCGTTGAGCGTTGCACATCGAGGAGAAGCGATGGTCATCATATATATTACCCTGAACACCGACGAGGAGGCGCGGACGATTTCGCGTGCGTTGCTGCAGAAGCGGCTGGCAGTATGCACCAACTGGTTCCCCATCACCTGCGCTTACCGCTGGAAAGGGGACATCGTGGAGGAACCCGAAACGGTGCTTATCGTGAAAACACTTCCTGAACGGTACGAGTCTATTGTGGATGAGGTGCGCCGACACATTTCGTACACCAACTTCATCGCGCAGGTCGACGTGCCGAAAATAAATAGCGAGTTCGCTGGCTGGCTGGGAGAGGAACTTTGCAACAAAGGCGAGAATTGAGGGATTAAACGCTTCTCAGGGCAGAGGGTGCAAAGAAGGTCGGGAGGTAGAGATTTGGTCGGCTGGCGGTGGATGATGGGCGTGATGGTCGCCATCGGCGTGATGGCGGGACGGCTGTGTGCGCAGTCTGCCGAGCCAACCGCTGCCATGCCTGTCCTGCAAGCCCTGCGCTGGGAGGAAAGTGTGCTGCATATCGTCACCTCCGGCAAGGTAACTTTCTACACCTTTACCCTGCGTGAGCCTTTGCGCGTGGTGATTGACATCTCGCCCTGCACCCTGCCCAAAGAAGTCATTCGGCCAGAGGGCGATACGCCCACTGCGGTAGAGCGTCTGCGCTGGGCGCAGTTCAAGGAGGGTGTGGTGCGCGTGGTGCTGGACCTGCGTGAGAACACCCAGTATGCCCTCTCCACCGCTGCCAGCGGCAGTGAAGCGATGCTGGCGCTGGGTGGTGCTCCTGCAGAAGAGGAGAAGAAACCACTGCCAGCGACGCCAGCCACCAGACCCGCGACACCCCCTCCGCCTCCTGCCGAGCTGGTGCAGATGGAATGGGAACACGGTAAGGACAGCGCGCGCCTGCGCCTGAAGCTCAGCCGCAAAGTGCCGGTGCGCCTGCGCCCGCTCAAAGAGGGTTACAGCACCCTGCTCGAGATGCCGCAGGTGAAGCCCAGCACTGACCTACCTGCCGACTGGAAGGTGAATCATCCTCTCATCGAAGAGGTGCAGTTCTCGCCGGACGAGAAGGGCGTACGCTCGGCGTTACTGATTCGCACCAGCCGCGCCGCCGCCCTGAGCGTGGAGTACGACAGGCAACAGCCGGTGATTACGCTGGCGGTGAACCGTCCCCGCAACGCACACGGCAAACTGTCCGAAAAGCATATCGTGATAGACCCCGGACACGGAGGTAAGTCGTTAGGGGCAGTGGGCAGGGGAGCGGATGGCGTTGTCTATGAGAAGGACATCAACCTGGCTATCGCGCTAAGGGTAAAGGCGTTGCTGTTGAAGGAAAAGGCGACGGTGACCATGACCCGAGAAGACGATAGCACGGTAGAGTTATACGACCGTCCCAAACTGGCGAACGAGAAAGGGGCGGATTTCTTCATCAGCATCCATTGTGACTCTACGCCGAAGCCCAACTCTGCCAGCGGCACCACCACCTATTATCACGCTTCCGACCCCGATGGACGCGCGCTGGCGCAGGCTATCCAGAAGCATCTGGCGGCGGTGACGGGTCTGCCCAACCGCGGGGCACAGACCGA
This genomic interval carries:
- a CDS encoding N-acetylmuramoyl-L-alanine amidase, translating into MVGWRWMMGVMVAIGVMAGRLCAQSAEPTAAMPVLQALRWEESVLHIVTSGKVTFYTFTLREPLRVVIDISPCTLPKEVIRPEGDTPTAVERLRWAQFKEGVVRVVLDLRENTQYALSTAASGSEAMLALGGAPAEEEKKPLPATPATRPATPPPPPAELVQMEWEHGKDSARLRLKLSRKVPVRLRPLKEGYSTLLEMPQVKPSTDLPADWKVNHPLIEEVQFSPDEKGVRSALLIRTSRAAALSVEYDRQQPVITLAVNRPRNAHGKLSEKHIVIDPGHGGKSLGAVGRGADGVVYEKDINLAIALRVKALLLKEKATVTMTREDDSTVELYDRPKLANEKGADFFISIHCDSTPKPNSASGTTTYYHASDPDGRALAQAIQKHLAAVTGLPNRGAQTDTAIYQSGFAVLRRSEMPAVLIEVAYINNEKDRAKLKDPKFQQKVAEAIVAGLKAYIEGEREEQVAEGQEVHIRPASDKKESEPPVQIPEQL
- a CDS encoding DUF4091 domain-containing protein, yielding MVPVMLTMFALSLTEIQWWTTHALHNVFRDTPPPVGARQEITVSAARNQRVGAQMVLRAPTDNRVESVECSPLRKQGSRSVIPASAFRYAFVEYHRVNKNSTATPQEELVRKAPADYPDGLLEDRSIALQSGQNQPIYVQWQVPANASAGEYRGTVTVRLQDGQIQVPVRLTVYNFTFPQRTRLKVTVWMNDGELAKQQGVEYLSEEFWQLLARTARLMRQYHHHTWVAWGTNKAIRGADGKLRFDFNVLDRWIQTYLDAGFEFIELQHVGGREHGQWEDKNFVAYPLRCENEATGQTEWIPPEEWLPALQEHLRQKGWMERCMIHVADEPIEVNVDSWKHLSERVKRLAPDLRRIDAIHVPNLQGYLEVWVPQLNFLEQWYPQFRRAQERGAELWFYVAWVPQGRYPNRLIDYPLLKTRILHWLNHLTDTTGFLHWGYNFWGQPLDEQLAPGDNWIVYPGKEAPRSSLRYEAMREGIEDYEYLCLLEDAAAPVAQRLRLTDFDAKAWAKGYTRLAAPDYTNYTRDAEKLYKVRDAVARAIEALQHRSLPVLAWCASKTEGKSIVRGVTLPDTEVTAGGKRVKAGRDGSFEVQVNTQDDLIPVEVQRGGVRNRLVVPAL
- a CDS encoding divalent-cation tolerance protein CutA — protein: MVIIYITLNTDEEARTISRALLQKRLAVCTNWFPITCAYRWKGDIVEEPETVLIVKTLPERYESIVDEVRRHISYTNFIAQVDVPKINSEFAGWLGEELCNKGEN